The following coding sequences are from one Anguilla anguilla isolate fAngAng1 chromosome 12, fAngAng1.pri, whole genome shotgun sequence window:
- the ankk1 gene encoding ankyrin repeat and protein kinase domain-containing protein 1 isoform X1: MSLADLNDTVSFRCTHPAHGGSAPGVRRGASEPRFCSPSGRVGGHLKAPMDPVGAGGSEKFRLFQKDDFEADWLKVGERTFGRVYKVKLKLWREVCAMKRFCSSLAQTSSYREVIAKVSKMSEVRFKYIVSVYGACSDPPAVVMEFMTSGSLESLLSSHELMWPKKFLMIHEITMGMNFLHSTNPPLLHLNLKLANVLLDHHLHVKISDFGLIKWEEFSNRTEFIEHLTMRGNLSYIPPETFTESCDPPGTKFDVYSFSIVMWEILTQKKAFPGANMMTVLMKVSSGKRPNVEKLPDDKPQESEAMIDIMQRCWQQKSSDRPPFSDTVRETEALSEGLKFPDVLHACKDVYRPHKLPYTTVFSLNKEPRTKMNPDSGGGVSQRSVDFLSKKDFENFKRSLKREDVLEVYEENYSLLHYTVASGDAEAVELVLQQGAAVDSQNDRGYTPLVIGVLRQLYDVCALLVQRGADVSLGDADRWTPLHFAAQNGDDRIARLLLEHGAGADAAEKDGWTPLHLAAQNGHENVVRILLPRSAAPDAQEKDGRTALHMASSYGHLVIVKLLLSQGADPNWAESGGSHALHLAAEEGHFRVVRLLLESGAETDRADGRSYSALHWAALKGHAGICRLLLSRGAEPNPRTQQGWTPLHLVALKGHDALVPLLEEHRADVDAAGDNGWTPLHLSCHHGLPEVTSALLTVGARPDPAEDSGWTPLHLASHAGCFSSVLHLIARGAQVNAQNGSRATPLHLAAASGAVAIVEALLLNGARLDVKDAGGCTARELAEKWHKHEVVQALDGASR, translated from the exons ATGAGCCTGGCTGATTTAAATGATACAGTATCGTTCAG GTGTACACACCCCGCGCACGGAGGCTCGGCACCGGGAGTCCGCAGAGGAGCGAGCGAGCCGCGGTTCTGCTCACCGAGTGGCCGGGTCGGCGGACATCTTAAGGCCCCCATGGATCCCGTAGGTGCCGGGGGCTCGGAGAAGTTCAGGCTGTTCCAGAAGGACGACTTCGAGGCCGACTGGCTCAAGGTGGGGGAGAGAACGTTCGGGCGGGTGTACAAGGTGAAGCTGAAACTCTGGAGGGAAGTATGCGCCATGAAACGCTTCTGCTCATCGCTGGCTCAAACGAGCTCGTACAG GGAGGTGATTGCGAAGGTCTCCAAAATGAGCGAGGTGAGGTTTAAGTACATCGTGTCGGTCTACGGGGCCTGCAGCGACCCCCCCGCCGTGGTGATGGAGTTCATGACCAGCGGCTCGCTGGAGAGCCTCCTCAGCAGCCACGAGCTGATGTGGCCCAAGAAGTTCCTGATGATTCACGAGATTACCATGGGGATGAACTTCCTCCACAGCACGAATCCTCCCCTTCTCCACCTGAACCTGAAGCTGGCCAACGTCCTGCTGGACCATCATCTGCATGTCAAG ATTTCTGATTTTGGATTGATTAAATGGGAGGAGTTCTCCAACAGAACGGAATTCATCGAGCATTTGACCATGAGAGGGAACCTCAGCTACATCCCCCCCGAGACGTTCACCGAGAGCTGTGACCCCCCAGGAACCAAATTTGACGTTTACAG tttttccaTTGTGATGTGGGAGATACTGACACAGAAGAAAGCTTTCCCAG GGGCCAATATGATGACAGTGTTAATGAAGGTGTCATCCGGCAAAAGACCGAACGTAGAGAAGCTTCCTGATGACAAACCCCAGGAAAGCGAAGCCATGATAGACATTATGCAGCGCTGCTGGCAACAGAAGTCCAGCGACCGGCCGCCATTCTCAg ACACTGTCAGAGAAACTGAAGCCCTCAGTGAAGGTTTGAAATTTCCTGATGTTCTCCATGCCTGCAAGGATGTGTACAGACCCCATAAACTTCCTTACACCACAGTGTTCAGTCTTAATAAG GAACCCAGGACTAAAATGAACCCTGATTCAG GTGGGGGAGTTTCCCAGAGGAGTGTCGATTTTCTGTCCAAAAAGGATTTTGAGAACTTCAAGCGGTCGCTGAAGAGAGAGGACGTGCTGGAGGTGTACGAGGAGAACTACAGCCTCCTGCACTACACCGTGGCGAGCGGGGACGCCGAGGCCGTGGAGCTGGtgctccagcagggggcggcgGTGGACTCCCAGAACGACAGGGGCTACACGCCGCTCGTCATCGGCGTCCTCCGCCAGCTGTACGACGTATGCGCCCTGCTGGTGCAGCGCGGCGCCGACGTTAGCCTCGGCGACGCCGACCGCTGGACGCCGCTCCACTTCGCGGCGCAGAACGGCGACGACCGCATCGCCCGGCTGCTCCTGGAGCACGGGGCGGGCGCGGACGCCGCCGAGAAGGACGGCTGGACGCCCCTGCACCTGGCGGCGCAGAACGGGCACGAGAACGTGGTGCGCATCCTGCTGCCGCGCTCGGCCGCGCCCGACGCCCAGGAGAAGGACGGCCGCACGGCCCTGCACATGGCGTCCTCCTACGGGCACCTGGTCATCGTCAAGCTGCTGCTCAGCCAGGGCGCCGACCCCAACTGGGCGGAGAGCGGCGGCAGCCACGCCCTCCACCTGGCCGCCGAGGAGGGCCACTTCAGGGTGGTGCGGCTGCTCCTGGAGAGCGGGGCCGAGACGGACCGCGCGGACGGCCGCAGCTACAGCGCCCTCCACTGGGCGGCGCTGAAAGGGCACGCCGGGATATGCAGGCTGCTGCTGAGCCGGGGGGCCGAGCCCAACCCCAGGACCCAGCAGGGGTGGACGCCCCTGCACCTGGTGGCCCTGAAAGGGCACGACGCCCTCGTCCCGCTCCTGGAGGAGCACCGGGCCGACGTGGACGCCGCCGGCGACAACGGCTGGACGCCGCTGCACCTGTCCTGCCACCACGGCCTGCCGGAGGTGACGTCCGCCCTGCTGACGGTGGGGGCCCGCCCCGACCCGGCCGAGGACAGCGGCTGGACCCCGCTGCACCTGGCCAGCCACGCCGGCTGCTTCTCCAGCGTGCTCCACCTCATCGCCCGCGGCGCCCAGGTCAACGCCCAGAACGGCAGCCGGGCCACGCCCCTGCACCTGGCGGCCGCCAGCGGCGCTGTCGCCATCGTGGAGGCCCTGCTGCTCAACGGGGCGCGGCTAGACGTGAAAGATGCCGGCGGCTGCACTGCCAGAGAGCTGGCGGAGAAGTGGCACAAACACGAGGTTGTGCAGGCGCTGGACGGCGCGAGCCGGTGA
- the ankk1 gene encoding ankyrin repeat and protein kinase domain-containing protein 1 isoform X2: MDPVGAGGSEKFRLFQKDDFEADWLKVGERTFGRVYKVKLKLWREVCAMKRFCSSLAQTSSYREVIAKVSKMSEVRFKYIVSVYGACSDPPAVVMEFMTSGSLESLLSSHELMWPKKFLMIHEITMGMNFLHSTNPPLLHLNLKLANVLLDHHLHVKISDFGLIKWEEFSNRTEFIEHLTMRGNLSYIPPETFTESCDPPGTKFDVYSFSIVMWEILTQKKAFPGANMMTVLMKVSSGKRPNVEKLPDDKPQESEAMIDIMQRCWQQKSSDRPPFSDTVRETEALSEGLKFPDVLHACKDVYRPHKLPYTTVFSLNKEPRTKMNPDSGGGVSQRSVDFLSKKDFENFKRSLKREDVLEVYEENYSLLHYTVASGDAEAVELVLQQGAAVDSQNDRGYTPLVIGVLRQLYDVCALLVQRGADVSLGDADRWTPLHFAAQNGDDRIARLLLEHGAGADAAEKDGWTPLHLAAQNGHENVVRILLPRSAAPDAQEKDGRTALHMASSYGHLVIVKLLLSQGADPNWAESGGSHALHLAAEEGHFRVVRLLLESGAETDRADGRSYSALHWAALKGHAGICRLLLSRGAEPNPRTQQGWTPLHLVALKGHDALVPLLEEHRADVDAAGDNGWTPLHLSCHHGLPEVTSALLTVGARPDPAEDSGWTPLHLASHAGCFSSVLHLIARGAQVNAQNGSRATPLHLAAASGAVAIVEALLLNGARLDVKDAGGCTARELAEKWHKHEVVQALDGASR; the protein is encoded by the exons ATGGATCCCGTAGGTGCCGGGGGCTCGGAGAAGTTCAGGCTGTTCCAGAAGGACGACTTCGAGGCCGACTGGCTCAAGGTGGGGGAGAGAACGTTCGGGCGGGTGTACAAGGTGAAGCTGAAACTCTGGAGGGAAGTATGCGCCATGAAACGCTTCTGCTCATCGCTGGCTCAAACGAGCTCGTACAG GGAGGTGATTGCGAAGGTCTCCAAAATGAGCGAGGTGAGGTTTAAGTACATCGTGTCGGTCTACGGGGCCTGCAGCGACCCCCCCGCCGTGGTGATGGAGTTCATGACCAGCGGCTCGCTGGAGAGCCTCCTCAGCAGCCACGAGCTGATGTGGCCCAAGAAGTTCCTGATGATTCACGAGATTACCATGGGGATGAACTTCCTCCACAGCACGAATCCTCCCCTTCTCCACCTGAACCTGAAGCTGGCCAACGTCCTGCTGGACCATCATCTGCATGTCAAG ATTTCTGATTTTGGATTGATTAAATGGGAGGAGTTCTCCAACAGAACGGAATTCATCGAGCATTTGACCATGAGAGGGAACCTCAGCTACATCCCCCCCGAGACGTTCACCGAGAGCTGTGACCCCCCAGGAACCAAATTTGACGTTTACAG tttttccaTTGTGATGTGGGAGATACTGACACAGAAGAAAGCTTTCCCAG GGGCCAATATGATGACAGTGTTAATGAAGGTGTCATCCGGCAAAAGACCGAACGTAGAGAAGCTTCCTGATGACAAACCCCAGGAAAGCGAAGCCATGATAGACATTATGCAGCGCTGCTGGCAACAGAAGTCCAGCGACCGGCCGCCATTCTCAg ACACTGTCAGAGAAACTGAAGCCCTCAGTGAAGGTTTGAAATTTCCTGATGTTCTCCATGCCTGCAAGGATGTGTACAGACCCCATAAACTTCCTTACACCACAGTGTTCAGTCTTAATAAG GAACCCAGGACTAAAATGAACCCTGATTCAG GTGGGGGAGTTTCCCAGAGGAGTGTCGATTTTCTGTCCAAAAAGGATTTTGAGAACTTCAAGCGGTCGCTGAAGAGAGAGGACGTGCTGGAGGTGTACGAGGAGAACTACAGCCTCCTGCACTACACCGTGGCGAGCGGGGACGCCGAGGCCGTGGAGCTGGtgctccagcagggggcggcgGTGGACTCCCAGAACGACAGGGGCTACACGCCGCTCGTCATCGGCGTCCTCCGCCAGCTGTACGACGTATGCGCCCTGCTGGTGCAGCGCGGCGCCGACGTTAGCCTCGGCGACGCCGACCGCTGGACGCCGCTCCACTTCGCGGCGCAGAACGGCGACGACCGCATCGCCCGGCTGCTCCTGGAGCACGGGGCGGGCGCGGACGCCGCCGAGAAGGACGGCTGGACGCCCCTGCACCTGGCGGCGCAGAACGGGCACGAGAACGTGGTGCGCATCCTGCTGCCGCGCTCGGCCGCGCCCGACGCCCAGGAGAAGGACGGCCGCACGGCCCTGCACATGGCGTCCTCCTACGGGCACCTGGTCATCGTCAAGCTGCTGCTCAGCCAGGGCGCCGACCCCAACTGGGCGGAGAGCGGCGGCAGCCACGCCCTCCACCTGGCCGCCGAGGAGGGCCACTTCAGGGTGGTGCGGCTGCTCCTGGAGAGCGGGGCCGAGACGGACCGCGCGGACGGCCGCAGCTACAGCGCCCTCCACTGGGCGGCGCTGAAAGGGCACGCCGGGATATGCAGGCTGCTGCTGAGCCGGGGGGCCGAGCCCAACCCCAGGACCCAGCAGGGGTGGACGCCCCTGCACCTGGTGGCCCTGAAAGGGCACGACGCCCTCGTCCCGCTCCTGGAGGAGCACCGGGCCGACGTGGACGCCGCCGGCGACAACGGCTGGACGCCGCTGCACCTGTCCTGCCACCACGGCCTGCCGGAGGTGACGTCCGCCCTGCTGACGGTGGGGGCCCGCCCCGACCCGGCCGAGGACAGCGGCTGGACCCCGCTGCACCTGGCCAGCCACGCCGGCTGCTTCTCCAGCGTGCTCCACCTCATCGCCCGCGGCGCCCAGGTCAACGCCCAGAACGGCAGCCGGGCCACGCCCCTGCACCTGGCGGCCGCCAGCGGCGCTGTCGCCATCGTGGAGGCCCTGCTGCTCAACGGGGCGCGGCTAGACGTGAAAGATGCCGGCGGCTGCACTGCCAGAGAGCTGGCGGAGAAGTGGCACAAACACGAGGTTGTGCAGGCGCTGGACGGCGCGAGCCGGTGA